The Cydia pomonella isolate Wapato2018A chromosome 11, ilCydPomo1, whole genome shotgun sequence DNA window caaaaagtaacgccatcttaccgggcatcggttAAAGGTTGTGgagccatcgctcgaaacgatggcctttgatctattagatgccaccactttatgatatttatttaataaatttaacacatattagttAAAGAATAAGGATGAAAGCGAAATGGCggtttaaaagttttaatcatctgtcgaaaatggcagtaaatttactgtggctacaaagttttctttgatagaTGCAGCCGATGGTCATGTGAGATAGTGTTGTAAATCAAGGTTAAAACTCCATTCCTGGTTAAAAATACAACCGATTGTAAAAGAAATGTAAAGAAAAAATCGTGCTTCAAATATTATGTAGATGGCTCTGTGCGGCTCCATACATTATGCAGTAACTTGGCATAACGCCATGCTCGCTATATTTTGTGGTTACTCAATAGTCAAATGTCAAATCTTGATAACCAGCAGTTAAATTCAAAGCCCTTTACACATCgaatacaaattacaaacaaTTAAACTTTAGTGCTGGTGAAGCTTACCAAGTGTGTCTGGTTTAGTCGCCATAAGATGGAAATAACCACTTTCTAGAACAAGATGAGATAGCTGACTTAAGGGATATAATCGGTGAAAATGATCGCCCGTTAAACTGGGAGCTAGTGACCCTAAGAGGATCTTGAGACCACTTTTAAGGCTTGCTGATAATGGCATATTTGTATGGAATCTGGAAATAAAACAATAGCgtattaatttgtttgttttttattcaagcatatacttaatttacattatcatttgCCCGCGTATTCGTATGCATCTACTTTTTcggcataaaaatatattgttcatattggatattatttattaaatgtgtCAAATTCCTTCCAAGTCCGTGCAAACATTTTCGCCTGGTTTAATCTGCAGCAAAATTTAATCTGCATTTGTATTATAAGCGAACGagaaataaaagatttattatATGTTCAAGTAAATGATTGCATGTTGATTTGTAATGCAAAAATAAATCATGACCGAGCGTCTCCGttttagcttgggcaaaaatggtTTCGTATGGCTGTCCGGCTCATTTTCTCTATAGtttgcatttctcaaccgaccctcgtgaaattttgtgaccaggtTCAATAATTGAATTGATTTTATTGTCGATTCAGTCACGAGGTCTACCGGTTACCACCGGTTAGATCCACTATTTTTTATTCGATTAATACTATTGTTACCCCATCACTTCATCAGGGAATATGGTGGCCATGTGCGTGGCTGCCTGCGAGCCCCAGTCCCCAGCGTGGACATAGAATTTATTAAAACCAAGCCGTTTCATCAGGTTCCTCATCATTATGCCTATCTGTACTGGATTAAGTTCCGGTTTCCTCGTGCCCTGTAATACGTCAAGAAACATACATAATCGTATTGGAATCGTAGGCCTTAATATATTGATTCATTTGTTTGCCGACATATTTTGAATATGAAGTAACCTTGACGGTCTTAGGTTATAGTGGAAGGCCGTTGTTTGCTATTGTTAATGAGTTTCTTTTTCATCAGTTGAACAGTACAAGGAAAGAACATGTCTTGTCACTTTTTTAGGATTTTTATCTCGAAATGCAGAGCTCTTAATGAACTATATTTATGTCTTCTGTTACCGCTTTATAATACATTAACacaaattttgttttacttaaaaaaacctGGTCACGAAACCATTGAAGTCCGTAGCGGCAACATACATACATGCCATCATACGCATATAAAAACGCGTctccataataataattatggttCGAAATGGATTGACAGAAAGGAATGTCAATAGACAATAACGCACATTCTTACATCGCTCCAAACTTTATTACTATATTACTATTAAACTCTATTACTCAAAATGTTACTAAAGTGAGTATTAGGcattgttttttagggttccgtagccaaatggcaaaaaacggaacccttatagattcgtcatgtccgtctgtctgtccgattctgtcacagccacttttttccgaaactataagagctgtactgttcaaacttggtaagtagatgtattctatgaaccgcattaggatgtttacacaaaaatagaaaaaaaacaataaattttgggggttccccatacttagaactgaaactcaaaaaatcttttttcatcaaacccatacgtgtggggtatctatggataggtcttcaaaaatgatattgaggtttctaatatcatttttttctaaaatgaatagtttgcgcgagagacacttccaaagtggtaaatgtgtgtcccccccccccgtacttctaaaataacagaatgaaaatctaaaaaaaaatatatgatatacattgccatgtaaacttccaccgaaaattggtttgaacgagatctagtaagtagttttttttaatacgttatgaaattaaaaaaaaaaaattttttcatcatacccatacgtgtggggtatctatggataggtcttcaaaaatgatattaatgtttctaatatcatttttttctaaactgaatagtttgcgcgagagacctttccaaagtgaaaaaaagtgtgtccccaccccccgtaacttctaaaataacagaatgaaaaatctaaaaaaaatatatgatatacattgccatgtaaacttccaccgaaaattggttttgaacgagatctagtaagtagttttttttttaatacgtcattaaattaaaaaaaaaaattttttttcatcatacccatacgtgtggggtatctatggataggtcttcaaaaatgatattaatgtttctaatatcattttttttctaaactgaatagtttgtgcgagagaaccttccaaagtgaaaaaagtgtgtcccccccccctgtaacttctaaaataacagaatgaaaaatctaaaaaaatatatgatatacattaccatgcaaacttccaccgaaaattgttttgaacgagatctagtgagtagtttttttttaatacgtcataaaatttaaaaaaaaattttttcatcaaacatatacgtgtaaggtatgtatggataggtcttcaaaaatgatagttaggttcctaatatcattttttttctaaactgaatagtttgcgcgagagacacttccaaagtggtaaaatgtgtgtccaaagtggtaaaatgttgaacaagatctagtaagaagatttttttttaatacgtcttaaattgtacggaacccttcatgcgcgagtccgactcgcacttggccgcttttccaTGTACCCTTCAGTTCATGCCGGCACATATTTTCTCATTTGAAATTATTGTCTTTATGATTGCCTCAATGGAGCTATCAAACTGACTGCAGGTATCTATAACAGAGTAGGTAATAGTACTACACCAGAGTTCTTATATAATTTCTGCTCGAAGCAGTTGCTAACCGATTTAGTGATTTAACACTGGGCCTACAGACGGACTTAATTAACCTCCACTATCCACATTCTGACTCTATCATCAAGTCTGCTCGATGATACCAATTTATTATACTGTCATCTTAGAATATTCATATTTGGATTGATTAGTTAGTTGCAAGTTAAGTTAATATAAGCGcgttaaaaatatgtcaaatacTCATACGCTACCTTTTGGTATTACTCTAGTAGTATTAAATGTAATCCAAGTTCTTAGTTGCTACGTAAAGTAGGTATCTGATATCTGTAAACGTGTTAAGTGTAGTGATAGATAGCGTTACCTTCAACTTATTTATTGTCACGCAACGCAGAGCACTTAAGTTTTCTTGAATACATGTGTCACGATATTTTAACATGCTGTATATAAAACTGGCAAGTAAAGCTTGTAAAAGCAtacccatcaaaaacataaatgtgaaacaAGTTCAGTATTAAGAATGCCGGCTTTTGGAATGAGATCTATATTGGTGCCAAGTTCTAGTTCACTTGGGATGTAAATAAAGTTTAGGATTTGTCTAGTTTTTACGTACAggctatattatatttgtctatcTTACTTACTAACATTTAGTTTGTTGATATAAAAACTAGCCAACACAAATCCTGCAAAGAAATTAAAACTTTCATAAAAAGGAATGCCCTCTAACATTAACGCATTACTGCCTGCGCGAGCGCTGCGCTACGAGTGGTATATTAAAGCCTTTTTAGACGGTAATGCTACAAAACTATTAGGGAAATTAAATCACATTGCCGGATTCTGCAGTTTCCCTGCATTCATTTATAAATTGTTGTGGAAATGTAGTTGAAACCCTATTTTTCTTCCATGTGTCTACTTTTGTGTACAcgttatacaaataaattccatacaaaattgttttttttttgtgtaaattcaataaataCTCGTAAAAGTGAAGAGTTAATTGTGTATGTAtacgtattttaattaatcctTAATAccattaagtatatttattaatcCACTGACCTCAGAAAATCCAAATCCAGGTAAATCAGGAACAATTAATTCAAACACAAAATTGTATCCATTTTTAGGAGTAGTCAATATTGGAATCATTTTTACAAACTCCTTTGAGGAGCTGGGCCAACCATGCAACATGAGCAATGGCAATACTTTGACATTCTTTACTGAGGGTTTCACCCGTATAAATTGGATATCTAAACCTTGTATCTTGGTTTTGTAATGTGGGAATCGGTTCAACAATTCCGCTCgctttttaaaattgtatttttctgACCAGTAAGTTAGCAAATTCGCTAAATATACGGTGTTTATACCATACTCAGACTGTATGCCGTGTAAGGGCGCTGTTAGGGGTCGCCTGTTTTTTATTCtctgttttaaatcaacaatcACCTGAAACACGAGTAATAAAAAggcattatttttatatttagacatatatatatatatataagctaATAGAAACTATTATAATCGTAACCAACATTGCACCGTTAGACGCGCCCACGCACAACAAATGACATGGTCACATGGTCTTATAAATTTATTCATCATtctttaaatcagtgttttccAATCTTGGGTCGCGATCCTCTGTCAGGTCACATGGGCTCACGTGCCGAAGTGTGAGTAAGATGGAACAAACAAAATGGGTTACAAACACCTGAGGGTAAGGTTTGTGAAATTTTATTTACGCTATATTATTTGTCCAATGGCGTCCAATTCCGCGACATAAAACAGGTTAAAACTACTTTCATAAGAAACATTGATCTTGAAACTGCCTATAACTGTTAAAGTTTAAACCGGTTATACCTACTTCATTTTTACCGGCCGTAATTATGACAATATTGTGACGTAAAAGCGCGGCTGGTATTTACATAACAACACCTAGTCAAGTTTGGATGTGACTGATGGCTGAATAAATTTCACATAATAACATCAGTATTTAAATGGgaaattaatttatgttttaactCAAATGTAGCCTATTTAGCTACATTTGATGATGGTTCGATTtacatttgaaaaatatttttaaccacTCCCAAAACATTCTACAATATGCAGAATTGATAACTGATCCACGaatacaaaatagtacattacgatacaagtgcgaaaaataggaaattcgaaacaagtggcgataaattaaaacacgaccgaagggagtgttttaaatcgacacggaTTACGaatcacctattcgcacatgtatcgtacatcgttttacagtatatatggccctttaaatgtttgacatagtaacgtaatatcctaattttcgcactattgtggtaaagtagcaccatatgtactgtaaacaaataaaaatatcttcttACCGTGtcattaaattcaattttaaaatgtcTAATGGAGGTGTCCTCTTCCTTTGGTCTCGGTGATTTGCCCCACCACACATCCTGGTCCAGTTGGGGCATATCAGGTACTTTGTAGATGTAGTAAGTTAAGAACACCCCATAGCTTATGGCCACGGCGGCTACCAACCatgatatatatttaaacatcTGCAATCATAACAAAAACACACATTAAACATACGGGATGATAAGTAGGTAgcctaataaaaaaacattttaaatttcgcgataaagtaaattttaatttcggcTTCAGGCTCTTTGAAGCTATGCACTTATATCATCTTCGTTCTAAAGCTATAATGCCCTCCATAATATGACTTCTTTCGAGGCCTGCAAAATACTCATTTACAGCGGCTATGACGTCATCATTTGTGGCAAACTTCTGTCCACCCAAAAATAACTTATAACAATAATCATCACGACAAGTACGAGTACCTatccttataatattttaggTGTTCCCTCAATTTCTTGTGGAACCCATCATCTTTCTGTTCATGAGTTCTGAgttaacaaacattaaaaattataaaaaatacaacctaCTTGAAGTAATTGAGAACCTCCTGCTTTTGGAATTTTAAACTTTGAAGGTTGATGTATGGCGTgaattagatataatttttaatatttttatttttagtgtatTTTAGTAACTTGCCACTAATTAtaattgatttaaataaataaaaactattttaatatttactttttacctATTTCCGgttgaaagtttataatatttt harbors:
- the LOC133522865 gene encoding LOW QUALITY PROTEIN: juvenile hormone epoxide hydrolase-like (The sequence of the model RefSeq protein was modified relative to this genomic sequence to represent the inferred CDS: deleted 1 base in 1 codon) — its product is MFKYISWLVAAVAISYGVFLTYYIYKVPDMPQLDQDVWWGKSPRPKEEDTSIRHFKIEFNDTVIVDLKQRIKNRRPLTAPLHGIQSEYGINTVYLANLLTYWSEKYNFKKRAELLNRFPHYKTKIQGLDIQFIRVKPSVKNVKVLPLLMLHGWPSSSKEFVKMIPILTTPKNGYNFVFELIVPDLPGFGFSEGTRKPELNPVQIGIMMRNLMKRLGFNKFYVHAGDWGSQAATHMATIFPDEVMGFHTNMPLSASLKSGLKILLGSLAPSLTGDHFHRLYPLSQLSHLVLESGYFHLMATKPDTLGVSLTDSPTSLAAYLTEKMAVGTNRDQLDTFHGGLESLELDDVLDTITIQWVNNCAVTSMRVYAEDYFASSPEVYELHMIPTKVPTAAIKLKYEVMWQPDWVLRDKFPNLVRSTSLDFGGHYAALEVPKLLADDVFAAGAEFQKFHEANGKM